Proteins found in one Pseudomonas marvdashtae genomic segment:
- a CDS encoding FadR/GntR family transcriptional regulator, with protein MDYRKPSDRKSMHARIVQELGMQIVSGRFKPDDKLPAEALLCEEYAVSRPVLREATRVLVAKGLVYSRPRVGTVVKPRREWHMLDPDVLHWLMQSSPQNEFFNLLTSVRSIIEPAAASLAAQFATDEDIAAINEAYQRMEAAPTPEALLQPDLDFHSRIADATHNDLLANLCNMLSVAIAEALKHSNQRPNLHELAMPRHKAILTAIENRDALGARHATLVQLDDARSALNVVLGSDPA; from the coding sequence ATGGATTACCGCAAACCCTCCGACCGCAAAAGCATGCATGCGCGCATCGTCCAGGAACTGGGCATGCAGATCGTCTCCGGGCGCTTCAAGCCCGACGACAAACTGCCGGCCGAAGCCTTGCTCTGCGAAGAATACGCGGTCAGCCGTCCGGTGTTGCGCGAAGCCACGCGGGTGCTGGTCGCCAAGGGCCTGGTGTATTCGCGACCGCGCGTGGGCACGGTGGTCAAGCCGCGTCGGGAATGGCACATGCTCGACCCCGATGTGCTGCATTGGCTGATGCAAAGCAGCCCGCAAAATGAATTTTTCAACCTGCTGACCAGCGTGCGCAGCATCATCGAGCCGGCCGCCGCTTCTCTCGCCGCGCAATTCGCCACCGATGAAGACATCGCGGCCATCAACGAAGCCTACCAGCGCATGGAAGCAGCTCCGACCCCCGAGGCGCTGCTGCAACCGGACCTGGACTTCCACAGCCGCATCGCCGACGCCACCCACAACGACCTGCTCGCCAACTTGTGCAACATGCTGTCGGTGGCCATCGCCGAGGCGCTCAAGCATTCCAACCAACGGCCCAACCTGCATGAGCTGGCGATGCCCCGACACAAAGCGATCCTCACCGCCATCGAGAACCGCGACGCCCTAGGCGCTCGCCATGCCACGCTGGTGCAGCTGGACGATGCCCGTAGCGCGCTGAACGTGGTGCTGGGCAGCGACCCAGCCTGA
- a CDS encoding dermonecrotic toxin domain-containing protein, with the protein MTSPSLADRPSALAQNVSLQFADCPTFEQIVQQELKRALQSKYPSLVIDLAKTQLASPDAIVRGWNFQALMPLVLDYLSLGTPVDFGSQGILECYLSDSPPRRLRPADGRLDMALVEKCVLELPWRVPIGLQDALTHYWNGDIAARSQAVPHARASRWQWLSDTLKNMLNIHGLQQPGLSEPARDALDQIVRWPDREERFKRNLPPVYAYRLESTVTYGATSTVLPGTAILLMHYTRYGLVILLSCPGSAVQSFESIEAFNSFWAERISNRYAVDTVICQRYEIAGNAFDTQAAMILEQQLTDLKTVQLPSRIGQKDLSKLFQELSDPARYLHDAPRLAPDLSTQLLPEWLAKASLLDQTRFQRYSLALAGARSRGQGRPRLMDINAFTADALLARMEKTNGSSPIRAHSGQFQPDDVQLTFTLSTGYPGTIGISQKKTMSLTQLAINNLVARPSGYLVLSHRRGLTLPAWLTPGYITDKGGLIEQVDIGSSYPRYLQQELLSDSSQARQYQRIFAEQIPAQLMLEALQQALDNQNGMTHEGLRLIETLFQPDAGDQRVDGRPVFIRHLAFLRKPKATPDIVANMFIIEAQGTQTGPHILYRPLYTPSLLAFATRQALLKAIATAGDLQDSVLTWMSDGARAVYANGGFLEPHVVHFFQGDEFNLPERPAPATLADDGVNDELLQYQRHGELMQYLYGCNARALIAQADRNSVSNRESRWAVFLEGGSLLFNAFLFPVLRGPTMAVAWLWSLMASASQDIPALVSQDPETRELAAVDVLVNLAMLVSQLRAARLPARSPLPDALKTRALRPPAPRVVAQQWPAPPPPSVFEGTVTLPGEPSGRHLALAFSSPRYNLSPEQRTRIRGMQVPRPATLPEPIKNGPLKGLYVIGNKWHAVIQENLYRVDPDPEAGTSIVDPLDPTQIGPLLQSDLDGNWTLDLRLRLVGGALPRRLENQRRLNAKKAADLSNELADYLAQENKRDKALDIAQQVMTRFEETPGFTEEQRAPRRKLFYDLLNEQTEAYLKLLDSLPERDRLGIGLPSESIRALMENVVNNARKAVLVIEAQMQALNAAHPGFSGELVVRVVMSDMDGYLTYLDGMSDINDRAIHWLELKDEYLEKLLNLDSIGAQAFERLTQGRPLNERNVIGAKALQVAALPMLAIKNPASDLPDSLYRIVTPLAEQMRSHADLQAYELSPSEQLDVLTSLTQHYGEALDALQGMRVLYVDDINESYFDRLIKLLDSLYRDVSRKLAAEVKPEPTPRKRGPKRPKVNSGRPNKKVIKTRKNGVLIGDLKPAGTVLPIEVVELRSEVDDQVIATYSRHDEVWDVVEERRPTPAPRTRAVKTIKSDARQLLEQLEERLRRVESYKKHCRHPQEIEEIMNNEADRFSALATELDRAFTASQATRTPAEKALGNQLSEAISRLKTKGSALRTELSLQLPPTDGNLRFLFEKNLIQVARLGERKALKGARMDFLQEYAVNDRNGSPLWYAHFHYETADTPKADYSVAHLKSREQRREHYHSLLAKAQNPYAVMDVHRGQIGKSLASDKFLPLAP; encoded by the coding sequence ATGACCTCGCCCTCTTTGGCTGACCGCCCCTCTGCGCTTGCGCAAAATGTCAGCTTGCAATTCGCCGACTGCCCGACCTTCGAGCAGATCGTCCAGCAAGAGCTTAAACGCGCCCTCCAGTCGAAATACCCCTCGCTGGTCATCGACCTCGCCAAGACACAATTGGCCAGCCCCGATGCGATCGTCCGAGGTTGGAATTTTCAAGCGCTCATGCCGCTTGTGCTCGACTACCTGTCCCTCGGCACGCCCGTGGATTTTGGTTCACAGGGAATCCTTGAATGCTATCTTTCCGACTCACCGCCCCGACGCCTTCGGCCAGCCGATGGAAGGCTGGACATGGCGCTCGTCGAAAAGTGCGTACTTGAACTGCCTTGGCGCGTCCCCATCGGACTGCAAGATGCACTGACCCATTATTGGAATGGCGACATCGCTGCCCGCTCCCAGGCCGTCCCCCATGCTCGCGCCAGCCGCTGGCAATGGCTCAGCGATACCCTCAAGAACATGCTGAATATCCACGGGCTGCAACAGCCGGGATTGTCCGAACCGGCGCGCGACGCCCTGGACCAGATCGTCCGCTGGCCGGACCGTGAGGAGCGCTTCAAGCGCAATCTTCCACCGGTCTATGCCTACCGTCTGGAAAGTACCGTCACCTACGGAGCCACCAGTACCGTGCTGCCCGGCACGGCCATCCTCCTGATGCATTACACACGGTATGGACTGGTCATTTTACTGAGTTGCCCCGGCAGCGCCGTGCAATCCTTCGAATCGATAGAAGCCTTCAACAGCTTTTGGGCCGAACGAATCTCCAATCGCTACGCCGTCGACACGGTCATCTGCCAACGCTACGAGATCGCTGGCAATGCCTTCGACACCCAGGCCGCGATGATACTGGAGCAGCAACTGACCGACCTGAAAACCGTCCAGTTACCCTCTCGGATCGGACAGAAGGACTTGAGTAAGCTCTTCCAGGAACTGAGCGATCCTGCCCGCTATCTGCACGATGCCCCACGCCTCGCGCCAGACCTCTCGACACAACTGCTGCCTGAATGGCTGGCAAAGGCGTCCCTCCTGGACCAGACCAGATTCCAGCGATACAGCCTGGCACTCGCCGGTGCCAGAAGTCGCGGTCAAGGGCGTCCGCGCCTGATGGATATCAACGCTTTTACGGCAGACGCCTTGCTCGCCCGGATGGAAAAAACCAACGGCAGCAGCCCGATCAGGGCCCATTCCGGGCAATTTCAACCCGACGACGTGCAACTGACCTTCACTCTATCCACGGGATACCCCGGGACCATCGGAATCAGCCAGAAAAAAACCATGAGCCTGACCCAACTGGCCATCAATAACCTGGTCGCGCGCCCCAGCGGCTATCTGGTGCTCAGTCATCGTCGGGGCCTGACCTTACCGGCGTGGTTGACACCCGGCTACATCACCGACAAGGGCGGGCTGATCGAACAGGTAGATATAGGCAGCAGCTATCCGCGTTATCTTCAGCAGGAGCTGCTGAGCGACTCGTCTCAAGCGCGCCAGTACCAAAGAATTTTTGCTGAACAGATCCCGGCGCAGTTGATGCTTGAAGCACTGCAGCAAGCGCTCGATAACCAGAATGGCATGACCCACGAAGGGCTGCGTCTCATTGAGACACTGTTCCAACCTGACGCTGGCGACCAACGGGTTGACGGTCGTCCCGTGTTCATCCGGCACTTGGCTTTCCTGCGCAAGCCCAAGGCTACGCCTGACATCGTCGCCAATATGTTCATCATCGAGGCACAGGGCACCCAAACCGGTCCGCACATATTGTATCGTCCCCTTTACACACCCTCCTTGTTGGCGTTTGCGACGCGCCAGGCGCTGTTAAAGGCCATCGCCACCGCCGGGGATCTGCAAGACAGTGTGCTGACCTGGATGTCCGACGGTGCACGGGCGGTGTATGCCAACGGTGGTTTCCTTGAGCCACACGTCGTGCATTTTTTCCAGGGCGACGAGTTCAACCTGCCCGAACGGCCCGCCCCGGCGACGCTCGCCGACGACGGCGTCAACGATGAGTTGCTGCAATACCAGCGCCACGGCGAGTTGATGCAGTATCTTTATGGCTGCAACGCACGAGCCCTGATCGCCCAGGCCGACCGCAACTCTGTCTCTAACCGCGAGAGCCGCTGGGCGGTGTTCCTCGAAGGTGGCAGCCTGCTGTTCAATGCGTTCCTGTTTCCGGTCTTGCGTGGTCCAACCATGGCCGTCGCCTGGCTATGGAGCCTGATGGCCAGCGCCAGCCAGGATATCCCGGCCCTGGTCAGTCAGGACCCGGAGACCCGCGAACTCGCCGCCGTCGATGTGCTGGTAAACCTGGCCATGCTGGTAAGCCAGTTACGCGCCGCCCGGCTGCCCGCCCGTTCACCGCTGCCCGACGCACTCAAGACGCGAGCTCTTCGCCCTCCCGCCCCACGAGTCGTCGCACAACAATGGCCCGCGCCGCCCCCGCCCAGCGTCTTCGAGGGAACCGTGACCTTACCCGGCGAACCCTCCGGCAGACATTTGGCCCTTGCGTTCAGCAGCCCCCGCTACAACCTGAGCCCGGAACAGCGCACTCGCATACGAGGCATGCAGGTGCCACGCCCCGCCACGTTGCCTGAACCAATAAAGAATGGGCCCTTGAAGGGCCTGTATGTGATCGGCAACAAATGGCACGCGGTAATCCAGGAAAACCTGTATCGGGTCGACCCGGATCCGGAGGCTGGCACTTCGATTGTCGATCCGCTCGATCCCACACAAATCGGGCCTCTGTTGCAATCGGACCTCGACGGCAACTGGACACTGGATTTGCGCTTGCGCCTGGTGGGAGGAGCCCTGCCAAGGCGCCTGGAAAATCAGCGACGTCTCAATGCAAAAAAAGCCGCTGACCTTAGCAATGAACTGGCGGATTACCTCGCGCAAGAGAACAAACGAGACAAGGCGCTGGACATCGCCCAGCAAGTCATGACGCGATTCGAAGAAACACCCGGCTTTACCGAAGAGCAACGCGCGCCGAGACGCAAGCTGTTTTACGACCTGCTCAACGAGCAGACCGAGGCCTATCTCAAATTGCTCGACAGCCTGCCCGAACGAGACAGGTTAGGTATCGGCCTGCCCTCCGAGAGTATCCGCGCACTGATGGAAAATGTAGTCAACAACGCCCGCAAGGCCGTGCTTGTGATCGAAGCACAAATGCAGGCGCTCAATGCGGCTCACCCCGGTTTTTCAGGGGAATTGGTCGTGCGAGTCGTGATGAGCGATATGGACGGCTACCTGACGTACCTTGATGGCATGAGCGATATCAACGACCGCGCAATCCATTGGCTGGAACTCAAGGATGAGTACCTGGAAAAGTTATTGAACCTGGACTCCATCGGGGCGCAAGCGTTCGAACGCCTGACACAGGGTCGTCCGCTCAATGAAAGAAACGTTATCGGTGCAAAGGCCTTGCAGGTGGCTGCACTTCCCATGCTCGCAATCAAAAATCCGGCATCCGATTTACCCGATAGCCTGTACCGCATCGTCACACCGTTGGCGGAGCAAATGCGCTCCCATGCTGATCTGCAAGCGTATGAGCTGTCCCCTTCGGAGCAATTGGACGTGCTGACGAGCCTCACCCAGCACTACGGCGAGGCCTTGGACGCGCTGCAAGGTATGCGAGTGCTCTATGTCGACGATATCAACGAGTCCTATTTCGACAGACTGATCAAGCTGCTCGACAGTCTGTATCGCGACGTATCCCGGAAACTGGCGGCCGAAGTCAAACCCGAACCCACGCCGCGCAAGCGTGGGCCAAAACGTCCCAAGGTAAATTCGGGACGCCCCAATAAAAAGGTGATCAAGACGCGCAAGAATGGCGTGCTGATCGGCGACCTCAAGCCAGCCGGCACCGTCTTGCCGATCGAGGTCGTCGAGCTGCGCTCCGAAGTCGATGACCAGGTCATTGCCACGTATTCGCGTCACGACGAGGTCTGGGATGTCGTTGAAGAACGTCGCCCCACTCCTGCGCCAAGGACGAGAGCTGTCAAAACGATTAAAAGTGATGCGCGCCAGTTGCTGGAGCAGTTGGAAGAACGTTTACGTCGTGTGGAAAGCTATAAGAAGCACTGCCGCCATCCTCAGGAAATCGAGGAAATCATGAACAATGAGGCGGACCGCTTTAGCGCCCTCGCAACCGAACTCGACAGGGCCTTCACCGCGTCGCAAGCCACGCGCACGCCAGCCGAAAAGGCGCTGGGTAACCAATTGTCAGAGGCGATATCCAGGCTGAAGACCAAGGGCAGTGCCCTGCGCACCGAGTTGAGCCTGCAGTTGCCACCCACCGACGGCAACCTGCGGTTCCTTTTCGAAAAAAACCTGATCCAGGTCGCACGCCTGGGCGAACGCAAAGCCCTGAAAGGGGCCCGCATGGATTTTCTTCAGGAATATGCCGTCAATGACCGTAACGGCTCCCCCCTCTGGTACGCTCACTTTCACTACGAAACGGCTGATACACCAAAAGCCGACTATAGCGTCGCGCATCTGAAAAGCCGGGAGCAACGCCGGGAACACTACCATTCGCTGCTCGCCAAGGCGCAAAACCCCTACGCGGTGATGGATGTGCACCGAGGGCAGATTGGCAAATCCCTGGCCAGCGACAAGTTCCTGCCGTTGGCGCCCTGA
- a CDS encoding MFS transporter, producing MSQELRLIRRITLKLIPFLILLYLIAYVDRSAVGFAKLHMGADLGIGDAAYGLGAGLFFIGYFLLEIPSNLMLERFGARRWFARIMITWGAITIGMAFVQGPYSFYVMRFLLGAAEAGFFPGVLYYITQWFPVRHRGKILGLFILSQPIAMMITGPVSGGLLGMDGILGLHGWQWLFIVIGMPAVLLTWPVLRYLPDGPHQVKWMDQSEKDWLTGELKKDLEEYGQTRHGNPLHALKDKRVLLLALFYLPVTLSIYGLGLWLPTLIKQFGGTDLVTGFVSSVPYIFGIIGLLIIPRSSDRLNDRYGHLAVLYVLGAIGLFLSAWLTVPVLQLAALCLVAFALFSCTAVFWTLPGRFFAGASAAAGIALINSVGNLGGYIGPFVIGALKEYTGNLASGLYFLSGVMVFGLVLTGVVYRLLERKHVLPADQFAASARGATRT from the coding sequence ATGAGCCAGGAATTGCGGCTTATTCGTCGCATCACGCTGAAACTGATTCCCTTCCTGATCCTGCTGTACCTGATCGCCTACGTGGACCGCTCTGCGGTGGGCTTTGCCAAGCTTCATATGGGCGCCGACCTCGGTATCGGCGATGCTGCCTACGGCCTGGGTGCCGGGCTGTTTTTCATTGGCTATTTCCTGCTGGAGATCCCCAGCAACCTGATGCTCGAACGCTTCGGTGCCCGACGCTGGTTCGCCCGGATCATGATCACCTGGGGCGCCATCACCATCGGCATGGCCTTCGTGCAAGGGCCGTACAGCTTCTATGTGATGCGCTTTTTGCTGGGCGCGGCCGAAGCCGGGTTCTTCCCGGGCGTGCTGTACTACATCACCCAATGGTTCCCGGTGCGCCATCGCGGCAAGATCCTCGGCCTGTTCATTCTGTCCCAACCCATCGCGATGATGATTACCGGCCCCGTGTCCGGTGGCTTGCTGGGCATGGACGGCATCCTCGGTCTGCATGGCTGGCAGTGGCTGTTCATCGTCATCGGCATGCCGGCGGTGCTGTTGACCTGGCCGGTGCTGCGTTATCTGCCGGACGGCCCGCACCAGGTCAAATGGATGGACCAGAGCGAAAAGGATTGGCTGACCGGTGAGCTGAAAAAGGACCTTGAAGAATACGGCCAGACCCGCCATGGCAATCCGCTGCATGCGCTTAAAGACAAGCGTGTGTTGCTGCTGGCGCTGTTCTATCTGCCGGTGACCCTGAGCATCTACGGCCTGGGCCTGTGGCTGCCGACGCTGATCAAGCAGTTCGGTGGCACGGACCTGGTGACCGGTTTCGTGTCCTCGGTGCCATACATCTTCGGCATTATCGGGTTGTTGATCATTCCACGCAGTTCCGACCGCTTGAACGATCGCTACGGCCACTTGGCGGTGTTGTATGTGCTGGGCGCCATCGGCCTGTTCCTCAGTGCCTGGCTGACGGTGCCGGTGCTGCAGCTGGCGGCGTTGTGCCTGGTGGCGTTCGCGCTGTTTTCCTGCACGGCGGTGTTCTGGACTTTGCCGGGGCGTTTCTTTGCCGGCGCCAGTGCGGCGGCGGGCATTGCACTTATCAACTCGGTGGGCAACCTGGGCGGTTACATCGGGCCGTTCGTGATCGGCGCGCTGAAGGAATACACCGGTAACCTGGCGTCGGGGCTGTATTTCCTGTCGGGTGTGATGGTGTTCGGCCTGGTGTTGACCGGCGTGGTGTATCGCCTGCTAGAGCGCAAGCACGTGTTGCCGGCCGATCAGTTCGCCGCCAGTGCCCGCGGGGCGACGCGTACCTGA
- the araD1 gene encoding AraD1 family protein, which produces MRLVQFELSNGERRVGLVDGDQVREVQGAGTVRELALAAIEAGLKLEQQVNGLGLSASHDYAQLLAELRILPPLDHPDPAHLLVSGTGLTHLGSASARDKMHQQAGDESAMTDTMRIFKWGVEGGKPQAGQAGVQPEWFYKGDGSIVVRPGQPFPLPPFAEDAGEEPEISGLYVIGLDGKPYRLGFAVGNEFSDHVMERKNYLYLAHSKLRSCSFGPELRVGELPQHLSGTSRILRNGEVLWQNEFLSGEANMCHSLENLEFHHFKYSQFLRPGDVHVHFFGTATLSFADGIRTQPGDVFEISQAEFGAPLVNGIAPVDAVFNPGTIGTL; this is translated from the coding sequence ATGCGTTTAGTTCAGTTCGAATTGAGTAACGGCGAGCGCCGTGTCGGCCTGGTCGACGGCGATCAGGTGCGCGAAGTGCAGGGCGCCGGTACTGTGCGGGAGCTGGCGCTGGCCGCCATCGAAGCGGGCTTGAAGCTTGAGCAGCAGGTCAATGGCCTGGGCCTGAGTGCCAGCCACGACTACGCGCAACTGCTCGCAGAGTTGCGCATCCTGCCGCCGCTGGATCACCCGGACCCGGCGCACCTGTTGGTCAGCGGCACCGGCCTGACCCATTTGGGCAGCGCCTCTGCCCGGGACAAGATGCATCAGCAGGCCGGTGACGAAAGCGCGATGACCGACACCATGCGAATTTTCAAATGGGGCGTGGAGGGCGGTAAACCCCAGGCCGGGCAGGCCGGCGTGCAACCGGAATGGTTCTACAAGGGCGACGGCAGTATCGTCGTCCGTCCGGGCCAGCCGTTCCCTCTGCCACCGTTCGCCGAAGACGCCGGCGAAGAACCGGAAATCAGCGGCCTGTACGTCATCGGTCTCGACGGCAAGCCTTATCGCCTGGGCTTTGCGGTGGGTAACGAATTCTCTGACCATGTGATGGAACGCAAGAATTATCTGTACCTGGCCCATTCGAAACTGCGCAGTTGCAGCTTTGGCCCGGAACTTCGCGTGGGTGAACTGCCTCAACATCTGTCCGGGACCAGTCGTATCCTGCGCAACGGCGAAGTGCTGTGGCAGAACGAATTCCTCAGCGGCGAGGCGAACATGTGCCACAGCCTCGAAAACCTGGAGTTCCATCACTTCAAGTACAGTCAGTTCCTGCGCCCGGGGGATGTGCACGTTCACTTCTTCGGCACCGCGACCCTGTCGTTCGCCGATGGCATCCGCACCCAGCCGGGGGATGTGTTCGAAATCAGCCAGGCTGAATTCGGCGCGCCGCTGGTCAATGGCATTGCCCCGGTAGACGCGGTGTTCAACCCAGGTACTATCGGCACACTTTAA
- a CDS encoding IlvD/Edd family dehydratase, whose translation MSDKKPSLRSAQWFGTADKNGFMYRSWMKNQGIADHQFHGKPIIGICNTWSELTPCNAHFRQIAEHVKRGVIEAGGFPVEFPVFSNGESNLRPTAMLTRNLASMDVEEAIRGNPIDGVVLLTGCDKTTPALLMGAASCDVPAIVVTGGPMLNGKHKGQDIGSGTVVWQLSEQVKAGTITIDDFLAAEGGMSRSAGTCNTMGTASTMACMAEALGTSLPHNAAIPAVDARRYVLAHMSGMRAVEMVREDLKLSKILTKEAFENAIRVNAAIGGSTNAVIHLKAIAGRIGVQLDLDDWTRIGRGMPTIVDLQPSGRFLMEEFYYAGGLPAVLRRLGEANLIPHPNALTVNGKSLGENTKDAPIYGQDEVIRTLDNPIRADGGICVLRGNLAPLGAVLKPSAATAELMQHRGRAVVFENFDEYKARINDPELDVDASSILVMKNCGPKGYPGMAEVGNMGLPAKLLAQGVTDMVRISDARMSGTAYGTVVLHVAPEAAAGGPLAAVKEGDWIELDCASGRLHLDIPDAELAARLADIAPPQQLLVGGYRQLYIDHVLQADQGCDFDFLVGCRGAEVPRHSH comes from the coding sequence ATGTCTGATAAGAAACCCTCCCTGCGCTCGGCCCAATGGTTTGGCACCGCCGACAAGAACGGCTTCATGTACCGCAGCTGGATGAAAAATCAGGGCATCGCCGACCATCAGTTCCATGGCAAGCCGATCATCGGCATCTGCAACACCTGGTCGGAGCTGACACCGTGCAACGCGCACTTCCGGCAGATCGCCGAACACGTCAAGCGCGGCGTGATCGAGGCCGGGGGCTTCCCGGTGGAATTCCCGGTGTTCTCCAACGGCGAATCGAACCTGCGCCCCACCGCCATGCTGACCCGCAACCTGGCAAGCATGGACGTGGAAGAGGCCATTCGCGGCAACCCGATTGACGGCGTGGTGCTGCTCACCGGTTGCGACAAAACCACCCCCGCGCTGTTGATGGGCGCCGCCAGCTGCGACGTGCCAGCCATCGTCGTCACCGGTGGGCCGATGCTCAACGGCAAGCACAAAGGCCAGGACATTGGCTCCGGCACCGTGGTCTGGCAATTGAGCGAACAGGTCAAGGCTGGCACCATCACCATTGACGATTTCCTCGCGGCCGAGGGCGGCATGTCCCGCTCGGCCGGTACCTGCAACACCATGGGCACGGCCTCGACCATGGCCTGCATGGCCGAAGCCCTTGGCACCTCCCTGCCCCACAACGCCGCCATTCCAGCGGTGGACGCGCGGCGTTATGTGCTGGCCCACATGTCTGGCATGCGCGCCGTGGAGATGGTCCGCGAAGACCTCAAGCTGTCGAAGATCCTGACCAAGGAAGCCTTCGAAAACGCCATTCGCGTCAACGCCGCCATTGGTGGCTCGACCAACGCGGTGATCCACCTCAAGGCCATTGCCGGCCGCATCGGCGTGCAACTGGACCTGGACGACTGGACCCGCATCGGTCGCGGCATGCCGACCATCGTCGACCTGCAACCGTCCGGGCGTTTCCTGATGGAAGAGTTCTACTACGCCGGCGGTTTGCCCGCCGTGCTGCGGCGTCTGGGCGAAGCCAACCTGATTCCGCACCCGAACGCCTTGACCGTCAACGGCAAGAGCCTGGGGGAAAACACCAAGGACGCGCCGATCTACGGCCAGGACGAAGTCATCCGCACCCTCGACAATCCGATCCGCGCCGACGGTGGCATCTGCGTGCTGCGCGGCAACCTGGCGCCACTGGGTGCAGTGCTCAAGCCTTCCGCTGCCACCGCCGAACTGATGCAGCATCGCGGCCGCGCGGTGGTGTTCGAGAACTTCGACGAGTACAAGGCGCGGATCAACGACCCGGAACTGGACGTTGATGCCAGCTCGATCCTGGTGATGAAAAACTGCGGGCCGAAGGGTTATCCGGGCATGGCCGAAGTCGGCAACATGGGCTTGCCGGCCAAGCTGCTGGCCCAGGGCGTGACGGACATGGTGCGGATTTCCGATGCGCGCATGAGCGGCACCGCCTACGGCACCGTGGTGCTGCATGTGGCACCGGAAGCAGCGGCCGGCGGACCTCTGGCGGCAGTGAAGGAAGGCGATTGGATCGAACTCGATTGCGCCAGCGGCCGCCTGCACCTGGACATCCCGGACGCCGAACTCGCCGCGCGCCTGGCCGACATCGCCCCACCGCAGCAACTGTTGGTCGGTGGCTACCGCCAGTTGTACATCGACCACGTACTGCAAGCGGACCAAGGCTGTGACTTCGACTTCCTGGTGGGCTGCCGTGGGGCCGAGGTGCCACGCCACTCTCACTAA